A genomic window from Terrisporobacter glycolicus ATCC 14880 = DSM 1288 includes:
- the hcp gene encoding hydroxylamine reductase, which produces MDNKMFCFQCQETAGCTGCTKFGVCGKSPDLAKIQDLLIYTTKGLSEVTTRLRSEGKEVSGQVNHLITINLFTTITNANFDDAIFYDRVKTTLDTKEELLAKLNNTENLSEAALWSASTKEEMDAKAPKVGVLATENEDVRSLRELIIYGIKGLSAYMKHANALGYDDEAINAFMQATLAKTLDNTLSADDLVALTLETGKVGVDGMALLDSANTGTYGHPEMTKVNIGVRKNPGILVSGHDLKDLELLLQQTEGTGIDVYTHSEMLPAHYYPAFKKYSHFAGNYGNAWWKQKEEFESFNGPILMTTNCIVPPKDSYKDRIFTTGAAGFVGVKHIKGESEDNKDFSEIIELAKTCEPPTEIETGEIVGGFAHNQVFALADAVVDAVKSGAIKKFFVMAGCDGRAKSRNYYTDFAAALPKDTVILTAGCAKYKYNKLNLGDINGIPRVLDAGQCNDSYSLALIALKLKEVFELQDINELPIAFNIAWYEQKAVIVLLSLLYLGVKNIHLGPTLPAFLSPNVAKVLVENFGIGGITNVEDDIKMFMEQ; this is translated from the coding sequence ATGGATAATAAAATGTTTTGTTTTCAATGTCAAGAAACAGCAGGATGTACAGGATGTACCAAGTTTGGAGTATGTGGTAAATCACCAGACTTAGCGAAGATTCAAGACTTATTAATATATACAACAAAAGGATTATCAGAAGTAACTACTAGACTAAGATCAGAAGGAAAAGAAGTAAGTGGTCAGGTTAATCACTTAATAACTATAAACTTATTCACGACTATAACTAATGCAAACTTTGATGATGCAATCTTCTACGATAGAGTAAAAACTACTTTAGATACTAAGGAAGAATTGTTAGCTAAATTAAATAATACAGAGAACTTAAGTGAAGCTGCTTTATGGTCTGCTTCTACTAAAGAAGAAATGGATGCAAAAGCACCAAAAGTTGGTGTATTAGCGACAGAGAATGAAGATGTAAGAAGTTTAAGAGAGTTAATAATTTACGGAATAAAAGGTTTGTCTGCATATATGAAACATGCAAATGCTTTAGGATATGATGATGAGGCTATAAATGCATTTATGCAAGCTACATTAGCTAAAACTTTAGACAATACTTTAAGTGCTGACGATTTAGTTGCTTTAACTTTAGAAACAGGTAAAGTAGGGGTAGATGGAATGGCTTTACTTGATAGTGCAAACACTGGAACTTATGGACACCCAGAAATGACTAAGGTTAATATAGGTGTTAGAAAAAATCCAGGGATTTTAGTATCGGGACATGATCTAAAAGACTTAGAATTATTATTACAACAAACAGAGGGAACTGGTATAGACGTCTATACTCACTCTGAAATGTTACCAGCTCACTATTACCCAGCATTCAAAAAGTATTCTCATTTTGCAGGAAACTACGGAAATGCTTGGTGGAAACAAAAAGAAGAATTTGAATCTTTCAATGGACCAATACTAATGACTACAAACTGTATAGTACCACCAAAAGATAGCTACAAAGATAGAATATTCACTACTGGTGCAGCAGGATTTGTAGGAGTTAAACATATAAAAGGAGAAAGTGAAGACAATAAAGATTTCTCTGAAATAATAGAACTTGCAAAAACTTGTGAACCACCAACAGAAATTGAAACTGGTGAAATAGTAGGAGGATTTGCTCATAATCAAGTATTCGCTTTAGCTGATGCTGTAGTAGATGCAGTTAAATCTGGAGCAATCAAGAAATTCTTCGTAATGGCAGGATGTGACGGAAGAGCTAAATCAAGAAACTACTACACTGATTTCGCAGCAGCTTTACCAAAAGATACAGTAATATTAACAGCAGGTTGTGCAAAATACAAATATAACAAATTAAACCTTGGAGATATAAACGGAATACCAAGAGTTTTAGATGCAGGACAATGTAATGACTCTTACTCATTAGCTTTAATAGCATTAAAATTAAAAGAAGTATTTGAATTACAAGATATAAATGAATTACCAATAGCTTTCAATATAGCTTGGTATGAGCAAAAAGCTGTAATAGTATTATTATCATTACTATACTTAGGAGTAAAAAACATACATCTAGGACCAACACTTCCAGCTTTCTTATCACCAAATGTAGCTAAAGTTCTTGTTGAAAACTTTGGAATAGGTGGAATAACTAACGTTGAAGACGATATAAAAATGTTCATGGAACAATAA
- a CDS encoding PIN domain-containing protein: MKRIFLVDTENVNITALSSANKLNEEDIIILFVTERTNSFQFGRDKLKCLNTKANILKINVATGVKNSLDFQLVSYLGFIIGQHRYEANDYYIISKDRGFLSSINLLENCTDYKIELINSISELFKEDDVDNIIDKFIEKGFRPKTAIKMTLILAGAKSILDAQDRFLMEFGGNFTVLYRCMDILEDYYNEKSNINETA; the protein is encoded by the coding sequence ATGAAAAGAATATTTTTAGTTGATACGGAGAATGTGAATATTACTGCTCTAAGCAGTGCAAATAAATTAAATGAAGAAGATATAATAATACTATTTGTAACAGAAAGAACAAATTCATTTCAATTTGGAAGAGATAAATTAAAATGCTTAAACACGAAGGCAAATATTTTGAAAATAAATGTTGCTACAGGAGTGAAAAATAGTTTGGATTTTCAATTAGTATCTTATTTAGGGTTTATAATAGGGCAACATAGATATGAGGCTAATGATTATTATATAATAAGCAAAGATAGAGGCTTTTTAAGTTCTATAAATCTTTTAGAAAACTGTACTGATTATAAAATAGAGCTTATAAATAGCATTTCAGAGCTATTTAAAGAAGATGATGTAGATAATATAATAGATAAATTTATAGAAAAAGGATTTAGACCAAAAACAGCAATAAAAATGACACTTATATTAGCTGGAGCAAAATCGATATTAGATGCTCAAGATAGATTCTTAATGGAGTTTGGTGGAAATTTTACTGTTCTATATAGATGCATGGATATATTAGAAGACTACTATAATGAAAAATCTAATATTAATGAAACTGCATAA
- a CDS encoding Crp/Fnr family transcriptional regulator: MFRDKSEEYILDLFKDANYTIKTYAKNHIIAMEGDTCSSIGLILDGNIDIKRILGTKIIHVSSFGKGHIFGEVIAFSDINLYPATVVSSTASKIMFISKDNFIRFCTSHSDFLEMFLNDLSNKIFVLNNSITNLTFNSIKQKICNFLITEYKLQNSQNIKLKMTKEKIAESLGITRPSLSRELINLKDMGLIDYSRSHIKILDLAEIENILAE, from the coding sequence ATGTTTAGAGATAAAAGCGAAGAATATATTTTAGATCTTTTTAAAGATGCTAACTATACAATAAAAACCTATGCAAAAAATCATATTATAGCCATGGAAGGAGATACTTGCTCTTCCATAGGTTTAATTTTAGATGGGAATATTGATATAAAAAGAATATTGGGAACTAAGATAATACATGTATCATCATTTGGCAAAGGTCATATTTTTGGAGAAGTTATTGCTTTTTCTGATATTAATTTATATCCAGCAACAGTTGTTTCTTCTACTGCTTCTAAAATAATGTTTATAAGTAAGGATAACTTTATAAGATTCTGTACTTCTCACAGCGACTTTTTAGAAATGTTTTTAAATGATTTAAGTAACAAGATTTTTGTTTTAAATAATTCTATTACTAATTTAACATTTAATAGCATTAAGCAAAAAATTTGTAACTTCTTAATTACAGAATACAAGCTACAGAATAGCCAAAATATTAAGCTAAAAATGACTAAAGAAAAGATTGCTGAATCTTTAGGTATAACTAGACCTTCCCTTTCTCGTGAATTAATCAATCTGAAAGACATGGGGCTTATTGATTATTCAAGAAGTCATATTAAAATTTTAGATTTGGCAGAAATAGAAAATATTTTAGCCGAGTAA
- a CDS encoding hemerythrin domain-containing protein: MDGIELLIEEHKYVKRMLLVIRKACFKLVEDGQINYDDFKSMINFVKNFADNHHHKKEEIFLFNKMVENLGETGKNIITHGMLVEHDLGRNYIRNLELALNQLKSGNKEAKLDVVANAISYTTLLENHIHKEDNVIFTYAMRTLDEKLLKSIDKECFEYEEKNSITREENIGILNNLEEKYIK; this comes from the coding sequence ATGGATGGAATTGAGTTATTAATAGAAGAACACAAATATGTAAAAAGAATGCTTCTAGTAATAAGAAAAGCATGTTTTAAATTAGTAGAAGATGGACAAATTAATTATGACGATTTTAAAAGCATGATAAATTTTGTGAAAAATTTTGCAGATAATCATCATCATAAAAAGGAAGAAATATTTTTGTTTAATAAAATGGTGGAAAATTTAGGAGAAACGGGTAAAAATATAATTACCCACGGTATGCTAGTAGAACATGACCTAGGTAGAAATTATATAAGGAATTTAGAATTAGCTTTAAATCAATTAAAAAGTGGAAATAAAGAAGCGAAATTAGATGTTGTAGCAAATGCTATTTCCTATACAACTTTATTGGAAAATCATATTCATAAAGAAGATAACGTAATATTTACTTATGCAATGAGAACATTAGATGAAAAATTACTAAAATCAATAGATAAAGAATGTTTTGAATATGAAGAAAAAAATTCTATCACTAGAGAAGAAAATATTGGTATACTTAATAATCTAGAAGAAAAATATATAAAATAA
- a CDS encoding DUF1858 domain-containing protein, whose product MITKNNTIGEIIQMNPEAAEILMRFGMGCIGCPSAQVETLEQASEVHGLNLEELLAALNA is encoded by the coding sequence ATGATAACTAAAAATAATACAATTGGTGAAATAATACAAATGAATCCAGAAGCAGCTGAAATACTAATGAGATTTGGAATGGGATGCATAGGTTGTCCTTCAGCTCAGGTTGAAACTTTAGAACAAGCTTCTGAAGTACATGGACTAAATTTAGAAGAATTATTAGCCGCATTAAATGCATAA
- the gadC gene encoding glutamate:gamma-aminobutyrate antiporter: MNDAQASQKHSLTLFAFFAMTASMVMTVYEYPTFATSGFHLVFFLLLGGILWFLPVALCAAEMATVDGWQEGGIFAWVGNTLGEKFGFAAIFFQWFQITVGFVTMIYFILGCVSYIFNWDALNNVPLIKFIGVLVIFWVLTFSQLGGTKNTAKIAKAGFIFGILIPAIILFGLSITYLLQGNPVNVKIGAQYFIPDFSKVNTLVVFVSFILAYMGVEASASHVNELQDAKKNYPLAMIILVILAILLNTIGGLTVAAVVPQSQLSLSSGVVETFEALVLHFMPHGTWIVKIIAILLALGVMGEVSAWVVGPSKGMYAAAQQGILPKKLTKTNEHNVPINLVFVQGVVVTIWAAVLTFGGGGNNVSFLTAISLTVVIYLVGYLLFFIGYFALILKKPDLKRAYHVPGGKTFKLVVATCGLVTSIFALVISFVPPAQLTGKSAHEYLTILIISFIITVLIPFVIYQFTSKKRDVKTIN, from the coding sequence ATGAATGATGCACAAGCATCTCAAAAACATTCACTAACATTGTTTGCATTCTTTGCAATGACTGCATCAATGGTTATGACTGTTTATGAATATCCTACATTTGCAACATCAGGATTCCATTTGGTATTCTTCCTTTTACTTGGAGGTATATTATGGTTTCTACCAGTTGCTTTATGTGCAGCAGAAATGGCAACAGTTGACGGTTGGCAAGAGGGTGGTATTTTTGCTTGGGTTGGAAACACATTAGGTGAGAAATTTGGGTTTGCAGCAATATTCTTTCAATGGTTTCAAATAACAGTTGGATTTGTAACCATGATTTATTTTATTTTAGGTTGCGTTTCATATATATTTAATTGGGATGCACTAAATAATGTTCCACTAATTAAGTTTATTGGTGTATTAGTGATTTTCTGGGTCCTAACTTTTTCACAGTTAGGTGGTACTAAAAATACAGCTAAAATAGCAAAGGCTGGATTTATATTTGGTATCTTAATACCAGCAATAATATTATTTGGATTATCAATTACATATTTACTTCAAGGTAATCCTGTAAATGTAAAAATAGGAGCACAATACTTCATACCTGATTTTTCTAAGGTAAATACATTAGTTGTATTTGTTTCATTTATACTTGCATATATGGGAGTTGAAGCTTCAGCTTCTCATGTAAATGAATTACAAGATGCTAAGAAAAATTATCCATTAGCTATGATTATATTAGTTATTCTTGCAATACTTTTAAATACTATTGGTGGATTAACAGTTGCAGCCGTAGTTCCGCAAAGCCAATTAAGCTTAAGTTCAGGCGTTGTTGAGACATTTGAAGCATTAGTACTGCACTTTATGCCTCATGGAACATGGATTGTAAAAATAATTGCTATATTATTAGCATTAGGAGTAATGGGTGAAGTTAGTGCATGGGTTGTAGGACCTTCTAAAGGTATGTATGCTGCAGCACAACAAGGCATTTTACCTAAAAAATTAACAAAAACTAATGAACATAATGTTCCTATTAATTTAGTTTTCGTACAAGGAGTAGTAGTTACAATATGGGCTGCCGTTCTTACATTTGGTGGCGGAGGAAATAACGTATCATTCCTTACAGCTATATCATTAACAGTTGTAATATATTTAGTTGGATACTTATTATTCTTCATAGGGTATTTTGCATTAATCCTTAAAAAACCTGATTTAAAACGTGCTTATCACGTTCCAGGAGGAAAAACATTTAAATTAGTAGTTGCGACATGTGGATTAGTAACATCAATATTTGCATTAGTTATCTCATTTGTACCACCGGCTCAATTAACTGGCAAAAGTGCTCATGAATATTTAACTATACTAATAATAAGTTTTATTATTACAGTTTTAATACCATTTGTAATATATCAATTTACATCTAAAAAAAGAGATGTAAAAACAATAAATTAG
- a CDS encoding glutamate decarboxylase has product MLFGRNDKLGDSYETPVFGSTESGSSIPKDILGKNSIAPKTAYRLIKDELMNEGNARLNLATFCQTYMEDEATKLMAETLEKNAIDKSEYPQTTEMENRCVNMIANLWHAPKDMNYLGTSTVGSSEACMLGGMAMKFRWRNRAEKLGIDITKRKPNLVISSGFQVCWEKFCVYWDIEMRLVPMDEEHMSLNIDKVLDYVDDYTIGVVALQGITYTGKFDDIKALDALLEKYNKTAKISVPIHVDGASGGLFTPFIDPDMEWDFRLKNVVSISTSGHKYGLVYPGIGWVIWKDEEYLPKELIFEVSYLGGTMPTMAINFSRSASQVIGQYYNFLRLGFEGYREIHQRTKDVAMYLSDEIEKIGLFKIYNNGENLPIVCYRLVDEANVEWTLYDLADRLAMKGWQIPAYPLPENLQDTIIQRIVCRADLSHDMAELFIRDLKTAIKDLDNANVLVHGKETVKKTYGFTH; this is encoded by the coding sequence ATGTTATTTGGAAGAAATGATAAATTAGGAGATAGTTATGAAACACCGGTATTTGGATCAACAGAATCTGGCTCTAGTATACCAAAGGATATATTAGGGAAAAATTCTATTGCCCCAAAAACGGCATACAGATTAATTAAAGATGAGTTAATGAATGAAGGGAATGCAAGACTTAATTTAGCAACATTCTGCCAAACATATATGGAAGATGAAGCAACTAAGCTTATGGCAGAAACATTAGAAAAAAATGCTATAGATAAATCAGAATATCCACAAACAACAGAAATGGAAAATAGATGTGTAAATATGATAGCTAACTTATGGCATGCTCCAAAAGATATGAATTATCTAGGAACGTCAACTGTGGGTTCATCAGAAGCATGTATGCTTGGTGGCATGGCTATGAAATTTAGATGGAGAAACAGAGCTGAAAAATTAGGAATAGATATAACTAAGAGAAAACCAAACTTAGTAATTTCATCAGGATTTCAAGTTTGTTGGGAAAAATTCTGTGTATACTGGGATATAGAAATGCGTTTAGTACCAATGGATGAAGAACATATGAGTTTAAATATAGATAAAGTATTAGACTATGTGGATGACTATACAATAGGTGTTGTAGCATTACAAGGTATAACTTACACAGGAAAATTTGATGACATAAAAGCATTAGATGCATTACTAGAAAAATATAATAAAACAGCAAAAATAAGTGTTCCAATACATGTTGATGGAGCATCAGGAGGACTATTTACTCCATTCATAGATCCTGATATGGAGTGGGATTTTAGATTGAAAAATGTAGTATCAATTAGTACATCAGGACATAAATATGGATTAGTTTATCCAGGTATAGGTTGGGTAATCTGGAAAGATGAAGAGTACTTGCCAAAAGAACTAATATTTGAAGTAAGTTACTTAGGTGGAACAATGCCAACAATGGCAATAAACTTCTCAAGATCAGCAAGTCAAGTTATAGGACAATATTATAACTTCTTACGTCTTGGATTTGAAGGATATAGAGAAATACATCAACGTACAAAAGATGTTGCAATGTATTTATCAGATGAAATAGAAAAAATAGGATTATTTAAAATATATAACAATGGTGAAAACTTACCAATTGTATGTTATAGATTAGTTGATGAAGCTAACGTAGAATGGACATTATATGATTTAGCAGACAGATTAGCGATGAAAGGGTGGCAAATACCTGCTTATCCATTACCAGAAAACTTACAAGACACTATAATACAACGTATAGTATGTAGAGCTGACTTAAGTCATGACATGGCTGAATTATTTATAAGAGACCTTAAAACAGCTATAAAAGACCTAGATAATGCAAATGTATTAGTTCATGGTAAAGAAACAGTTAAAAAAACATACGGATTTACACACTAG
- the ligA gene encoding NAD-dependent DNA ligase LigA, whose product MNVERRISELIDLINYHNEKYYNEDTPEIEDFEYDNLMKELIKLEEENPMLKRVDSPSNRVGGKALDKFDQIVHKYPMLSLSNAYSSQDLRDFDRRVRDTVSGKVEYVIEFKIDGLSVSLTYENGEFVKGATRGDGVVGEDITKNLMTVKSIPLKVDYKDELIVRGEVYISKDNFEKINKQQEESDQPLYANPRNLAAGSLRQLDPKLTAKRPLDIFIFNLEHLADDDCKTHSGSLELLDKLGFSVSPDFKVFYNIEDVIKYIEYWTDHREELKYGIDGMVIKVNDFEQREQMGFTAKSPRWAIAYKFPAERKTTKLLDIIIEVGRTGNITPTAVLEPVKLAGTTVSRATLHNEDNIKEKDIRIGDMVVVQKAGDIIPQVVEVDKEVRTGEEIIFEMPHKCPVCGEPTVRLDGEAAVKCINISCPAQIRRGIIHFVSRDAMNIDGLGESIITLLLEQNLIKDVSDLYYLKKEDVVNLERMGEKSATNLINALEKSKANDLYRLINGLGIKHIGVKGAKIIANEFKDLDVIMNLNTNQLINLEEFGETMADSVVEFFKEEKNISVIKKLKNAGVNTKIIDNDNEGAIKVFDKMKIVLTGTLPTLKRNDAKDIIEKLGGKATSSVSKSTSFVLAGEEAGSKLTKANELGVKVIDEETFINLSKLSSKEEVLESLK is encoded by the coding sequence ATGAATGTAGAAAGAAGAATATCTGAACTTATTGATTTAATAAATTACCACAATGAAAAATACTATAACGAAGATACACCAGAGATAGAAGATTTTGAATATGACAATTTAATGAAAGAATTAATTAAGTTAGAAGAGGAAAATCCAATGCTAAAGAGGGTTGATTCTCCATCAAATAGAGTAGGAGGAAAGGCTCTAGATAAATTTGATCAAATAGTACATAAATATCCTATGTTAAGCTTATCAAATGCGTATTCATCACAAGACTTAAGAGATTTTGATAGAAGAGTTAGAGACACTGTGTCGGGAAAAGTAGAATATGTTATAGAGTTTAAAATAGATGGATTATCAGTAAGTCTTACTTATGAAAATGGAGAGTTTGTAAAAGGTGCTACTAGAGGTGATGGTGTAGTAGGAGAAGACATAACTAAAAATTTAATGACAGTAAAATCTATACCTTTGAAAGTAGATTACAAAGATGAATTAATAGTAAGAGGAGAGGTGTATATTTCAAAAGATAATTTTGAAAAAATAAATAAGCAACAAGAGGAATCTGATCAACCGTTATATGCCAATCCGAGAAACTTAGCTGCTGGTTCTCTAAGACAATTAGATCCTAAATTAACAGCTAAAAGACCTCTTGATATATTTATATTCAATTTAGAACATTTAGCTGATGATGATTGTAAAACTCATAGCGGTTCTCTTGAGTTACTAGACAAATTGGGATTCTCTGTAAGTCCAGACTTTAAAGTATTTTATAATATTGAAGATGTTATAAAATATATCGAATACTGGACAGATCATAGAGAAGAACTAAAGTATGGAATAGATGGAATGGTTATTAAGGTTAATGACTTTGAGCAAAGAGAACAAATGGGATTCACAGCAAAAAGTCCAAGATGGGCAATTGCTTATAAATTCCCAGCGGAAAGGAAAACAACAAAGTTATTGGATATAATTATAGAAGTTGGAAGAACAGGAAATATAACACCAACAGCTGTTTTAGAACCAGTTAAATTAGCAGGAACGACAGTAAGTAGAGCAACACTTCATAACGAAGACAATATAAAAGAAAAAGATATAAGAATTGGTGACATGGTTGTGGTTCAAAAAGCTGGAGATATAATACCACAAGTTGTAGAAGTGGACAAAGAAGTTAGAACAGGCGAAGAAATTATTTTTGAAATGCCTCATAAGTGTCCTGTTTGTGGAGAACCAACAGTAAGGTTAGATGGAGAAGCAGCAGTAAAATGCATAAATATATCTTGTCCTGCTCAAATTAGAAGAGGTATTATTCACTTTGTTTCTAGAGATGCTATGAATATAGACGGCCTAGGTGAGTCAATAATAACATTACTATTAGAACAAAATCTTATAAAAGATGTTTCTGATTTATATTACCTTAAAAAAGAAGATGTAGTAAATTTAGAAAGAATGGGAGAAAAATCAGCAACAAACCTTATAAATGCTCTAGAGAAGTCTAAGGCAAATGACTTGTACAGGCTAATAAATGGATTAGGGATAAAACACATAGGCGTTAAAGGTGCAAAAATTATTGCCAATGAATTTAAGGACTTAGATGTGATAATGAATTTAAATACAAATCAACTTATTAATTTAGAAGAATTTGGTGAAACTATGGCTGATAGTGTAGTTGAATTTTTCAAAGAAGAAAAAAATATTTCTGTAATAAAAAAATTAAAAAATGCAGGTGTAAATACCAAAATAATTGACAATGATAATGAAGGCGCTATAAAAGTATTTGATAAAATGAAAATTGTATTAACTGGAACTCTACCAACGCTTAAGAGAAACGATGCAAAGGATATAATAGAAAAGTTAGGTGGAAAAGCAACTTCAAGTGTTAGTAAGTCAACATCATTTGTTCTTGCAGGAGAAGAAGCTGGTTCAAAACTTACAAAAGCAAATGAACTAGGAGTGAAGGTAATAGATGAAGAAACTTTCATTAACTTATCTAAATTATCTTCTAAGGAAGAAGTATTAGAAAGTTTGAAATAA
- the rph gene encoding ribonuclease PH, translating into MIRIDGRKFDQIRDVKITRNFTKYAEGSVLIEMGETKVVCTASIEEKVPPFLRNTGTGWINAEYSMLPRSTQQRKIRDSSKGKIDGRSQEIQRLIGRAIRSVVDLNKLGERTIWVDCDVIQADGGTRTASITGAFVAVAEAIYKLYSDGLIKKMPIQNFVSAISVGIVNNECLLDICYEEDSNAQVDMNIIMTDRCEFVEVQGTGEERPFSRKDLNKLLELGEKGNKELIRIQRAALEEVADEILGMDYGNDIVISTGNAHKLEEIGAILKDLDYNIYSLKDVNLDDLDIEENGKTFEHNALIKARTVAKLTNMITIADDSGLEVDAIGKKPGIYSARYAGENATDEENREKLLKALKNTPISHRTGRFVCCIAVVFPDGKEFVVRGTCEGTIAFEEKGKNGFGYDSLFIVDNYNKTFAELPSAVKNGISHRAKALELMKEELSRRVIR; encoded by the coding sequence ATGATTAGAATTGATGGGAGAAAATTTGATCAAATTAGAGACGTAAAAATCACAAGAAACTTCACAAAGTATGCAGAAGGTTCTGTTTTAATAGAAATGGGAGAAACAAAAGTTGTGTGTACAGCTTCAATAGAAGAAAAAGTGCCTCCTTTTTTAAGAAATACTGGAACAGGTTGGATAAATGCAGAATATTCAATGTTGCCTAGATCAACTCAACAAAGAAAAATAAGAGATTCTTCAAAGGGAAAAATTGATGGAAGAAGTCAAGAAATACAAAGATTAATAGGTAGAGCAATAAGATCTGTTGTAGATTTAAACAAACTTGGTGAAAGAACTATTTGGGTTGATTGTGATGTTATTCAAGCTGATGGAGGAACTAGAACTGCTTCTATAACAGGAGCATTTGTAGCTGTTGCTGAGGCAATTTATAAATTATATAGCGATGGCTTAATCAAAAAAATGCCTATACAAAACTTTGTGTCTGCTATAAGTGTTGGTATAGTCAATAATGAGTGTTTACTTGATATATGTTATGAAGAAGATTCAAATGCACAAGTGGATATGAATATAATAATGACTGACAGATGTGAGTTTGTAGAAGTTCAAGGTACTGGAGAAGAAAGACCTTTTTCTAGAAAAGATTTAAATAAGTTGTTAGAACTAGGAGAAAAAGGGAATAAAGAACTTATAAGGATACAAAGAGCAGCATTAGAAGAAGTTGCTGATGAAATATTAGGAATGGATTATGGCAACGATATAGTTATTTCTACGGGAAATGCACATAAATTAGAAGAAATAGGTGCAATACTAAAAGATTTAGATTATAATATATATTCTCTAAAAGATGTAAATTTAGACGATTTAGATATTGAGGAAAATGGAAAAACATTTGAGCATAATGCCTTAATAAAAGCAAGGACTGTTGCTAAACTTACTAATATGATAACAATAGCTGATGATTCGGGGTTAGAAGTAGATGCCATAGGAAAAAAACCAGGCATTTACTCTGCTAGATATGCTGGAGAAAATGCAACAGATGAAGAAAATAGAGAAAAATTATTAAAGGCTTTGAAAAATACTCCAATAAGTCATAGAACTGGAAGATTTGTTTGCTGTATTGCAGTAGTATTTCCAGATGGTAAGGAATTTGTAGTTAGAGGAACTTGTGAAGGAACTATAGCTTTCGAAGAAAAGGGTAAGAATGGATTTGGATACGATAGTTTATTCATAGTTGATAATTACAATAAGACTTTTGCAGAATTACCATCAGCGGTCAAAAATGGTATAAGTCATAGAGCGAAAGCTTTAGAACTTATGAAGGAAGAACTTTCAAGAAGAGTTATAAGATAA
- a CDS encoding metallophosphoesterase family protein has translation MSDTHGDMRIIDKAIPYLNKCDLIIHAGDYIDDAEYIYYSTEVNVKSVKGNCDSYNMDGHYELKFSVENKNFFVCHGHNHDVKMGINSLYRFAKDNNIDFVVFGHTHIPIYETIDNITFINPGSLAHPRGGSDRSFGILTLDDNISYEEIKI, from the coding sequence ATTAGTGATACTCATGGAGATATGAGAATTATAGATAAAGCAATTCCATATTTAAATAAATGCGATTTAATTATTCATGCTGGTGATTATATTGATGATGCAGAATACATATATTATTCAACAGAAGTGAATGTTAAAAGTGTAAAAGGAAATTGTGACTCATATAATATGGATGGACATTATGAATTAAAATTTTCAGTTGAAAATAAAAATTTTTTTGTATGTCATGGTCATAATCATGACGTTAAAATGGGTATTAACTCATTATATAGATTTGCAAAAGATAATAATATTGACTTTGTAGTATTTGGACACACTCATATTCCTATATATGAAACAATAGACAATATTACCTTTATAAACCCAGGTAGTCTTGCACATCCAAGAGGTGGCAGTGATAGATCTTTTGGAATATTAACATTGGACGATAATATTTCATATGAAGAAATAAAAATATAA